In Candidatus Competibacteraceae bacterium, the following are encoded in one genomic region:
- a CDS encoding flagellar hook-length control protein FliK has protein sequence MAQLELATVPATNGAAVKAIAAGTGVEADGQATASSFSFSQLLQSDAPKNPATAVLSALAAGPAAIDLAARAGDAGEPLAAATPPAGLEQVTGADGSGEPEEPTAGIEASDGSETASAEVPAETVWPGLPLFMDARAALRNEQQAAGAELAPSDETATATAVDTARLRAMLRQAPAADRLSGGGRSAIKLVGEAAAKVAKDGAEAAALVAPLAEKASGLPPVLTSAIPSGASAPKIALEALGLPPAPEPTARAVPAGAGREPAVAVSPTAPAVAAPAAGPSPVLAEALQAPPVRPSDARPPVEAVVAAGSEAEATSDVEPVVNARPPAPLGLASTVTASVDDGGIANYWRPLAPPTSLPAPLVRPSAAHPLQWQPNLAESLVRAGVEPSVAPGVAAVAPSPSSGIATTIQPPSPKLETDREAIPLVTMPSLKGLNEAGRGLTPVGQPSSGLAAFSEQALAEVAANRPDAPTPPNSATPTQASPLALGPTRLDAPTSSGSLLAAPEVLNLHQKDWERTLGQQLSWMVNNQVHEAEIKVNPPDLGPLEVRVSLHHNQTNVSFFSHEAAVREVLETALPRLRELLDAQGISLNHTQVADQSLARQQAGAGEQSAYGRRDDHRTPTTAPGAETTAEPTKSQPRTRGLKGAVDDYV, from the coding sequence ATGGCTCAGCTTGAACTCGCCACTGTACCGGCGACCAACGGTGCGGCCGTCAAGGCTATTGCGGCGGGCACCGGAGTTGAAGCCGACGGGCAGGCCACAGCCTCGTCTTTCTCCTTCAGTCAGCTGCTCCAGTCGGACGCGCCGAAAAATCCCGCTACGGCGGTATTGAGCGCGCTGGCGGCGGGTCCGGCGGCGATCGATCTCGCGGCGCGGGCCGGTGACGCCGGAGAACCGCTCGCGGCGGCAACGCCGCCAGCGGGATTGGAGCAGGTGACTGGCGCGGATGGATCGGGTGAGCCGGAGGAACCGACCGCCGGAATCGAGGCGAGCGACGGTTCGGAGACCGCCAGCGCAGAGGTGCCGGCTGAAACGGTTTGGCCGGGTTTGCCATTGTTCATGGACGCCCGCGCGGCGTTGCGCAATGAACAACAGGCTGCCGGTGCCGAGCTAGCCCCGTCCGACGAAACGGCAACCGCTACAGCGGTCGATACCGCACGGCTGCGCGCCATGCTGCGTCAAGCGCCCGCGGCGGATCGGTTGTCTGGCGGCGGTCGGAGCGCGATCAAATTAGTCGGTGAGGCGGCCGCCAAGGTAGCGAAGGACGGCGCGGAGGCGGCTGCTCTGGTTGCTCCGCTAGCCGAGAAGGCAAGCGGGCTGCCGCCGGTATTGACTTCAGCCATTCCGTCAGGGGCGAGCGCTCCCAAGATCGCGCTGGAGGCGCTCGGCTTGCCGCCAGCGCCGGAACCGACCGCGCGCGCGGTGCCGGCCGGCGCCGGCCGAGAGCCCGCGGTAGCCGTTTCGCCGACGGCTCCCGCCGTAGCCGCGCCGGCAGCGGGTCCGTCGCCGGTGCTGGCGGAAGCTTTGCAAGCCCCGCCCGTCCGCCCGTCCGATGCTCGGCCGCCGGTCGAGGCGGTTGTGGCGGCCGGATCGGAGGCGGAAGCGACGAGCGATGTAGAGCCGGTCGTTAATGCCAGGCCGCCCGCGCCGCTTGGTTTGGCCTCTACCGTGACGGCCTCGGTCGATGACGGAGGTATCGCCAATTATTGGCGGCCATTGGCTCCGCCGACATCCCTACCGGCGCCGCTGGTCCGACCGAGCGCGGCTCATCCGTTGCAATGGCAGCCGAATCTCGCTGAATCCTTGGTTCGAGCCGGCGTCGAGCCATCGGTCGCGCCGGGCGTTGCGGCCGTCGCCCCATCGCCCTCATCGGGCATCGCGACCACCATCCAGCCGCCCTCACCGAAACTTGAAACGGATCGAGAGGCCATCCCTCTGGTGACCATGCCTTCGCTCAAAGGGCTGAACGAGGCGGGTCGCGGCTTAACGCCGGTCGGCCAACCGTCGAGCGGGCTTGCCGCGTTCTCCGAGCAAGCCTTGGCGGAAGTGGCGGCCAACCGCCCCGACGCGCCAACGCCGCCCAATAGCGCGACGCCAACTCAGGCCAGCCCGCTCGCACTCGGACCGACGCGCCTGGATGCGCCGACCTCTTCGGGATCTCTGCTGGCGGCTCCAGAGGTGCTGAACCTCCATCAGAAGGATTGGGAGCGGACGCTGGGCCAGCAACTGAGTTGGATGGTGAACAATCAGGTTCATGAAGCCGAAATCAAGGTCAATCCGCCTGATTTGGGGCCGCTCGAAGTCAGAGTGTCGCTGCATCACAATCAGACCAACGTGAGCTTCTTCAGCCACGAAGCCGCCGTGCGGGAGGTGCTGGAAACCGCCTTGCCGCGCCTGCGAGAACTGCTGGATGCTCAGGGAATCAGCCTCAATCACACTCAGGTGGCCGATCAATCGCTGGCCCGCCAGCAGGCCGGGGCCGGAGAGCAATCCGCATACGGCCGACGCGATGACCACAGGACGCCCACGACCGCTCCCGGCGCGGAAACGACGGCTGAACCAACGAAATCTCAACCGCGCACGCGCGGTTTGAAGGGCGCGGTGGATGATTACGTTTGA
- a CDS encoding IPTL-CTERM sorting domain-containing protein yields MTAIDPAAGGTITCEPNPVNHGQAATCAAIPNTGYTFGGFSGDCAGSSCALSNVTGLRSVTALFTLNSYAVLIAASPPGGGIVSCAPNPVAHGGDSTCTATPNTGYSFNGFSGDCAGAACALSNVTSAKNVTASFTLDSYSVTATTGPNGSISPASQTINHGNAATFSVMPDTGYIASVSGCGGTLSGNTYSTGPITQACTVTASFSKSDSYPITLTAVPPEGGSVSCTPNPVPQNGASTCAAVASSGYLFSGWSGDCAGTGACALDNVTSAKNVAAHFTRITASKTFTGPTSTGGNATVTFSGGGDNCDFSPDTRFVSVESAPVAPPATHRFLEGLLEFALDSCEPGSTATFTVRYPAPLPENASYWKYGATPDQSSPHWYPLPQAHLAGDTATFTITDGGLGDGDLTANGRIVDPGGPTVLMAVEIPTLSDWILLALSSLLLGMGGWRLRRIGRPNAN; encoded by the coding sequence GTGACCGCAATCGATCCGGCGGCGGGCGGCACAATAACGTGCGAACCCAATCCGGTAAATCACGGGCAGGCGGCAACCTGCGCCGCGATTCCCAATACGGGCTACACGTTCGGCGGCTTCAGCGGCGACTGCGCGGGTTCGAGCTGTGCGCTGAGCAACGTCACCGGCCTCAGAAGCGTCACGGCGTTGTTTACGCTCAACAGCTATGCCGTGCTCATCGCCGCCAGCCCGCCAGGCGGCGGCATCGTAAGCTGCGCCCCCAATCCAGTAGCACACGGCGGCGACAGCACCTGTACGGCGACGCCGAATACGGGTTACAGCTTCAACGGATTCAGCGGCGACTGCGCGGGTGCTGCTTGCGCTTTAAGTAACGTAACCAGCGCCAAGAACGTCACGGCCAGCTTCACGCTTGACAGTTACTCCGTAACCGCCACGACGGGGCCAAACGGCAGCATCTCTCCGGCTTCGCAAACGATCAATCATGGCAACGCCGCCACGTTCAGCGTAATGCCCGATACCGGCTACATCGCCTCGGTCAGCGGTTGCGGCGGGACCTTGAGCGGCAACACCTACAGCACAGGCCCCATCACCCAAGCCTGCACGGTGACCGCCAGCTTCTCGAAGAGCGATAGTTATCCCATTACCCTCACGGCGGTACCCCCGGAGGGTGGATCGGTCAGTTGCACCCCCAACCCCGTCCCTCAAAACGGCGCTAGCACATGCGCGGCCGTTGCCAGTTCCGGTTATCTGTTCTCGGGTTGGAGCGGTGACTGTGCGGGCACCGGCGCTTGCGCCCTCGACAACGTGACCAGCGCCAAAAATGTCGCGGCCCATTTCACCCGGATAACCGCGAGTAAAACCTTTACCGGTCCGACTTCCACAGGCGGCAATGCCACGGTTACGTTCTCAGGCGGCGGCGATAACTGCGATTTTTCGCCCGACACGCGCTTTGTGTCGGTTGAAAGCGCGCCGGTCGCACCGCCCGCAACCCACCGATTCCTTGAAGGGTTGCTTGAGTTCGCGCTCGATTCCTGCGAACCGGGCAGCACGGCGACATTCACGGTCCGCTATCCCGCTCCGCTGCCCGAAAATGCCAGCTATTGGAAATACGGTGCTACACCCGATCAAAGCAGCCCACACTGGTATCCGTTGCCGCAAGCCCACCTCGCGGGCGACACCGCCACTTTCACCATCACCGACGGCGGCTTGGGCGACGGCGATCTAACCGCGAACGGCCGCATCGTCGATCCGGGCGGGCCGACCGTTCTGATGGCCGTCGAGATCCCGACCTTATCCGATTGGATTTTGTTGGCGCTCTCAAGCCTGTTGCTAGGAATGGGCGGCTGGCGGTTGCGGCGGATTGGGAGGCCAAACGCTAACTAA